The segment cctgtttccgtgctgtaattgttatatggttatatggttatatggacttgatagaggtctttaaaatgatgagagggatagacagagttgacatcgataagcttttcccattgagagtagggaagattcaaacaagaggacatgacttcagaattaaggaacagaagtttgggggtaacatgagggggaacgtctttactcagagagtggttgctgtgtggaatgagcttccagtggaagtggtggagtcaggttcgattttatcatttaaaaataaattggatagttatatagatgggaaaggaatggagggttatggtctgagtgcaggtagatgggactaggggagaataagtgttcggcacggacttgtagggccgagatggcctgtttccgtgctgtaattgttatatggttatagtataTGGTTACTCCAGGACCAATCTCGGTCACCGTCTCTGTGTGTTACTCCAGGACCAATCTCTGTCACCGTCTCTGTGTGTTACTCCAGGACCAATCTCTGTCACCGTCTCTGTGTGTTACTCCAGGACCAATCTCTGTCACCGTCTCTGTGTGTTACTCCAGGACCAATCTCTGTCACCGTCTCTGTGTGTTACTCCAGGACCAATCTCGGTCACCGTCTCTGTGTGTTACTCCAGGACCAATCTCGGTCACTGCGTCCTTTATGTTATTTCAGGATTAATTTTACTTGGTGCTGTCTGTGGTTAAACTTGGCTTATTTCACGCCCTTTCCCCCGATGATTCATATCTATAACAATGTAAACTAGAATGATGGCACTTAATTAAAACCATTAAAccatggtgcagcgatagagttgctgccttacaatgccaggaactcgggttcaatcctgaccacgggtgctgtctgtatagagtttgtacattctccccgtgattgtgtgggttttctccgggcgctccggtttcttcacacattccaaagacatgcgggtttgtagggtaattggcttctgtaaactgtccctagtgtgtgcaggctagaactagtgtacagggtggttgctattcagtgggccgaagggcctaattccatgctctctttaaacgaaactaaacattgTAATCTAGAATGATGCCGCTTAATTAAAACCATTCAACCAGTAACATTGCAAGTATCATATGATTAGTGTATATAATAGTGTATGATGAGTGTAATTGTTACTAGAATGATATGATTTGTGTCATGTGATATATTCTATATCAGTCTCGTGAATATGTGAGTATGTGCAGTGTACATTTATAAAATAAAGACCCAAACTGGCAACAGCGTGGACTGAAAACCTGTGcatgtttctatctacatgctgAAGCTGTAATATCTTACAATATGGGAGAGCAATATCAGTGGATTGTACTCAAGAGTATTTGACAACAACATGAGCATCATCCAGTTCTTGACAACAGTCCATGTGACCGGGCAGCACTTCCTTCAAACAGTCACCGGGTGCATCACTTCAGATCACAGGTTTGTCTCTCACGGGGCTTGAATCTACATCTGAACCATATCTGACGTAGAAAGATGTTTCCCGGGCAGACCGGCAAATAAATGAGGAAACTCACGTTTGTTCCTATGGGAATTCTTCCCTCCAGTATCATGCGAAGAAGCACTTTCGGTTTCTGATACGGCTTCACCATTGCATTCCATCCGGCTGCATCCCAAAACTTTAACTTCGCCAACTTGTAGGTTCTCAGCTGTGAATGTTCAAAAAGACATACATCtttgtcgatggtggaaagggtcaagaccttcaaattcctgggcgtgcacatctctgaagatctttcctggtccgagaacactaatgcaattatcaagaaagctcatcagcgcctctacttcctgagaagattacggagagtcggtttgtcaagaaagtttctctctaacttctacaggtgcacagtagagagcatgctgaccagttgcatcatggcttggttcagcaattttagcgccctggagaggaaaagactacaaaaagtagtaagcaatgcccagtccatcatcagctctgaccttccttccgtcgaggggatttatcacagtcgctgcctcaaaaaggctggcggtatcatcaaagacccacaccatcctggccacacactcatctccctgctaccttcaggtagaaggtacaggagcctgaagactgcaacaaccaggttcaggaatagctacttccccacagccatcaggctattaaacctggctcggacaaaactctgattattaataaccactttctgttatttgcattttatcagtttacttattcatgtatgtatatatttatatcatggtatatgttaaaattgtacaaggcattggtgagaccaaatctggagtatggtgtacaattttggttgcccaattataggaaggatgtcaacaaaatagagagagtacagaggagatttactagaatgttgcctgggtttcaacaactaagttacagagataggttgaataagttaggtctttattctctggagcgcaggttaaggggggacctgatagaggtctttaaaatgatgagagggatagacagagttgatgtggacaagcttttccctttgagaatagggaagattcaaacaagaggacatgacttcagaattaagggacagaagtttaggggtaatatgagggggaaattctttacgcagagagtggtggcggtgtggaatgagctcccagtggaagtggtggaggcaggttcattggtatcatttaaaaataaattggataggcatatggatgagaagggaatggagggttatggtacgagtgcaggcaggtgggactaaggggaaaaagatttgttcggcatggacttgtagggccgagatggcctgtttctgtgctgtaattgttatatggttatatggacacacttatctgttttgttgtaaatgcctgctatgttctgtgtgcttaagcaaagcaagaatttcattgtcctaaacagggacacatgacaataaactcacttgaacttgatctgTCCAGCATTATTTGTGGAGAATTAAGCGCcgttaggaaatggggagatgcaacaagacctgggtgtcatggcacaccagtcattgaaagtaggtatgcaggtgcagcaggcagtgaagaaagcgaatggtatgttagcattcaatgcaaaatgatttgagtataggagcagggaggttctactgcagttgtacagggtcttggtcagaccacatctggagtattgcgtacagttttggtatccaaatctgaggaaagacattcttgccatagagggagtacagagaaggttcaccagactgattcctgggatgtcaggactttaatatgaagaaagactggatagactcggcttgtactcgctagaatttagaagattgaggggggttcttatagaaatttacaaaattcttaaggggttggacaagctagatgcaggaagattgttcccgatgttggggaagtacaggacaaggggtcacagtttaaggataaaggggaaatcttttaggaccgagatgagaaaaacatttttcacacagagagtagtgaatctcgaactctctgccacagaaggtagttgaggccagttgattggctatatttaaagggggagttagatgtggcccttgtggctaaagggatcaggaggtatggagagaaggcaggtacaggatactgagttggatgatcagccatgatcatattgaatggtggtgctggctcgaagggccgaatggcctattcctgcacctattttctatgcttctatgtgcaATCCCTTCACAGCAGGATCCCATCAACAGCAACATAATGATCAACAGAATATCtgcttttgtgtaggaaggaactgcagatgctgtttaaaacgaagatagacacaaaaagctggagtgactcagtgggacaggtagtattctggcagagaaggaatggatgacgtttcgggtcgagacccttcttcagaccaaaagggtctcgacccgaaacttcacctattccttctctccagagatgctgcctgacccgctgatttactccagcactctgtgacacgtcacctatccatgttctccacagatgctgcctgtcccgctgagttactccagcactctgtgtctatgtgcTTCTGTGTTGTGGGCTGATGGCTAAACCTTAACACTAGGACACAAACCTTGTTACCTGCCCTGTTCCCAGTGACGATGGGTcccagggacatggggagaattcCCGGATGAGAACTGGAATTGGGTTTTACAATCGATCAGCAGACATTTGTTCTCAGTGAGTGAGTGGCTGTTATTCCCTATAAACATCCCAAGAGTCCAGTTGTCAGGTAAACCAGGGGGATAAAGAATGGGCGGTGATGTTGCCTCTCCAGCAAAGCAATCTGTGTGTGTATTAAATAACAAGAGTGTGGGTGTAGATCCATCTCTATATTATTGATCTGATCCATGCCCAGTTTCACTATATTGCTGACCCGATCCATGATCCAGGCCGGGTTTTCACAATGTCATCTTGTGGAAGGCAGCTTAGCTGGGTCAGTTACTCAGTTTAATAAGGAATGCAAAACtacatgtttaagaaataactgcagatgctagaaaatcaaaggtagacaaaaaaatgctggagaaactcagcgggcgaggcagcatctatggagagaaggaataggcgacgtttcaggtcgagacttcgtcagactctggagagaaggaatagggtgatttcacgaaaggtcactcgagcgtagatccgcacccacgtgaccgaaaatctcaagtggagtacatgctatacatccggtagatgttagtgaatgggaaaacacgcactttcccacccgttaaaaacatcgaaaactgcctgtttttgagctgcaatttactgtgccagtcggggtgaccgtgaggcacagctacctaaatttacagtccaaaaaaagatagaaactaaggtaaattaaagagggagctgaaggtgccaatccagcggaagtgaacagcggacatttgccgtggagatttaaaggtccaaaatatcgggaattatcgcgtttgctcgctgaatttcatcaaatgtaagtcaataatgccttacttttgatgaaattcagcgagcaaacgcgacgggtgggaaagtgcgtgttttcccattcactaacatgtaccggatgtatagcatgtactccacttgggattttcggtcacgtgggtgcggatctacgctccagtgacctttcgtgaaatcaccctataggcggCCTAAACTGCATGGAAGCTTTGATTTCGTCTCTGACAATGGATATTAAAGAACTTTATGAAGTTAAACGACTTTATAAAGTGGGTACCTCCTGTGTGAGAGAGTCGCCATTCATCCCGGTCGGGACACTTATCACGGTCCTCCCATCTGGATCCAGAGCCGAGAGGAAGGTGTTGATGATGGAAGATTTCCCAGCCGCTACCATTCCGTACAGCAGGATGTTGATGTAACCCTCATGCCCAGCGGGAAGGTTGTAGTTGATCAGGTAATCCTTCAGGTACTTCAGGTTCCTGCCAGAGAACAAGGAGGAGAGCGTTTACCAGGTGCCTGGGTGAAACACATGGACCAGATcatcacattgtgttttgctcaccgtTCCAAcatctacaaagtgctggagaaactcagcgggtcaggcagcatcagtggagcgaATGGCCAGGCAATATttcggatcagtctgaagaagggtcctgaaccaacatgtcgcctgttcattccctgcacagatgctgcctgagccgctgtttCTCTGGCACATTGTGTTTTGGCATCACATCTCACTGTGTCGGTCCTGAACACACTCTGCGATTGAGGCAACTTACCGCTCGTTCATTGGTGGATTGTGAACGCAGTCGTCCTTTGAATAATCTGAAATAGAAGTTAAAATAATTAATATGTATCTTTTTAATCTCGAGAGGGAGATCTCAGTACGAACGTGAACTGACCGCTTCCCATCCTGGTACAGTGTGTAACAAGAATAAGTGGCGATGAGCCGACAAATGGCGATGAGCTGACTGCGTCGCGACTAGAAATCCAAGTCTATGTTTCACTTCCACTTTGTGCGGGCTTTGTCATTGGTGGTTGAGCGAACGTGATGGTTATTTTTACACCACCTTCATTCTGCCCGGGCCCATCCCGTGTCTCTACCCACGTTAACCCGTCAAACTATTCCATTCCCCTTTCCAATTCCACGACCCGACACCTTCAGCAAGTAAACCGCTAGGATTGGGAGTTGAGTGGGTGAAGGAGGGAGAAGACTGGATGGGGTGTGAGTTCCTTGTCTGCTCACAGGCAGCTGTGAGTGAACACTTCACGCTAGTAATGAGAATCGCAGAGCCatcagaggccattcagcccgttgtCCTGGTGCAGCTCCTGTTCAGCACCACACTTGATCTGTGCCCCCAACCCCATCAAGCCTCCACTGAGTGCACAACCAGGACCTTTGGGAGTTTCATTGCACTGTCCTGTCAGGTTCTTGGTCCGGATGAAAACTTGTATCCTCATCACTGCCTCTTATGAGTCTGCCAATTACTCCCTGATAATGGCTCATTAGTCACATGGAAGAGGTTCTCCATCCAAATGTGCCACCACTGTGAACCCCTGGATCAGCTCTTCTCTTCAGCATCTTTGCCCAACTCCTCCAATCCCTCCACCGAGTTGATGTTCCAGCTTGCAGGCAGCACCTTGGTCAACCACCCATGccttgcccaggacaagaagtctTTCCCGTAGTGAGCCAGATGTGTTCACCAGGGAATGTGGATTATTTGGGATAGATGTTACATATAAAATTCGTAGAATGCACCATGAAAAGTGTGTTGGGttgtgtagattggtttatgcatgcaaccaatcatatataggttagcatcactaaccccgccttactgtatcatttattTACAGGTTGCATCACGGTTTGGTTTAGGAACAACTCTCCCCAAGATCGCaagattgcagagagttgtagatgtagcccagtccatcacacactccacactccccaccattgtagatgtagcccagtcccacacacaccacactccccaccattgtagatgtagcccagtccatcacacactccacactccccaccattgtagatgtagcccagtccatcacacacaccacactccccaccattgtagatgtagcccagtccatcacacacaccacactacccaccattgtagatgtagcccagtccatcacacagaccacacaccccaccattgtagatgtagcccagaccatcacacacaccacactccccaccattgtacatgtagcccagtccatcacacacaccacactccccaccattgtagatgtagccgaGTCCATCACACACTccgcactccccaccattgtagatgtagccccgtccccacccaccaccctccccaccattgtagatgtagcccactccaacacacacaccacactccccaccattgtagatgtagcccagtcccacacacaccacactccccaccattgtagatgtagcccagtcccacacagaccacactccccaccattgtagatgtagcccagtccatcacacactccacactccccaccattgtagatgtagcccggtccatcacacacactacactccccaccattgtagatgtagcctagtccatcacacactccacactccccaccattgtagatgtagcccagtcccacacagaccacactccccaccattgtagatgtagcccagtcccacacacacaccacactccccaccattgtagatgtagcccagtccatcacacagatcacactccccaccatcgactccatctaaacTTCACGCTGCcgagggaaagcagccaacatgttccaccctggtcattctttgtagaactcatggacttcattggccactaccaatttccatcctgcactcaaattcacttggatcatctctgcctccatcctcccatttcttgatctcaccgtgagtctggtcttgacctgaaacgtcatccattccttttctccatagatgatgcctgacctgctgagttactccagcactttgtctatttccAGTAATTCCTTCTTTTACCCAC is part of the Leucoraja erinacea ecotype New England unplaced genomic scaffold, Leri_hhj_1 Leri_472S, whole genome shotgun sequence genome and harbors:
- the LOC129693914 gene encoding uncharacterized protein LOC129693914, translating into MGSDYSKDDCVHNPPMNERNLKYLKDYLINYNLPAGHEGYINILLYGMVAAGKSSIINTFLSALDPDGRTVISVPTGMNGDSLTQELRTYKLAKLKFWDAAGWNAMVKPYQKPKVLLRMILEGRIPIGTNLHDFNPTFPEEYPVIPGNAIHGVAFIFDMITVENISGDKMKHFQELQTIAAQKCGHRVVIGTKFEKLAIKEKNHAWIYEYKPLQQKVIICCVGSKDIMTAKVQSSTIPGTCKCSGFLDVPPINTQTNCD